The stretch of DNA TCAACACCGGCAACACCTACTACGGCGGCCTGCAGTTCGCCCAGAGCACCTGGGTAGCCTACGGCGGTACCGCGTACGCCCCTCGGGCCGACCTCGCCACCGAACAGCAGCAGATCCTGATCGCCGAGAAGGTGCTCCGCGCCGCCGGCCCGGGCCAGTGGGGCTGCGCGGCCACCGCCGGCCTGACCGACGACGGCGTGGACCCGTACCCTTCGACCCCCGTCACCCCGCCGCCCGCTGCGACTCGGGTGTCCCCGGTGTCGATGAGTGCGGATGGTGCTCATGTGGCGTTCGTGGACGGGAACGGGAACCTGGCGAACGACTGGGTGTCGGGTGGGACGTGGCATGGTCCGTCGGGTCTGGGTGGCCAGGCGCGGGCTGATTCGCCGGTGGTCTTGGACGCTGCCGCGGATCGCGCGTTCTTCATCGACGGCAATGGCAATGTCGCGAACGACTGGGTGTCGAACGGTGTTTGGCAGGGTCCGTCGGGGATCGGTGGGCAGGCTCGGGCGGGTTCGCCGATCGTGACGAACGCGGCGGGGACGATGGTGGCGTTCATCGACACCAGCGGCAATGTGGTGAACGACTGGGTGTCGGGCGGTACCTGGCACGGTCCGGCGGCTATGGGCGGTCAGGCGCGGACGGACTCCGGGCTGGCGCTGAACGCCAACGGTGACCACGTCTTCTTCGTCGACACCAATGGCAACGTGGCCAACGACTGGGTGTCGGGCGGCGTGTGGCAGGGTCCGTCGGGCACTGGCGGTCAGGCGCGGGCCGGTTCGGCGATCAGCACCAACGGCAGTGGCTCCCTGGTGGCGTTCGTGGACAACAACGGGAACCTGGCCAACGACTGGGTGTCGAACGGTGCTTGGCAGGGCCCGGCCGGCCTGGGTGGTCAGCCGCGCTCCGACTCGCCGCTGGCCCTCAACACCAACGGTGACCACGTCTTCTTCGTGGACAAGAACGGCAACGTGGCCAACGACTGGGTGTCGGGCGGCGTGTGGCAGGGTCCGTCGGGGACCGGTGGTCAGGCGCGGGCCGGCTCGGGGATCAGCACCAACGGCAGTGGCTCCCTGGTGGCGTTCGTGGACAACAACGGGAACCTGGCCAACGACTGGGTGTCGAACGGTGCTTGGCAGGGCCCGTCCGGTCTCGGTGGCTCCAGCCGCTGACACCTCGCACTGATGAACGGCCTGTGCCGACCGCGGTGAGCGGTCGGCACAGGCCGTTCGCGTTGCTCAGCCGCTGATGCTGGGGGCGCCGGTCTCCAGGTGGCCGATGGCGTGGCGGGACCAGGCGGGGTCGGTGTTGACGGTGACGGTGAAGTCGTACCAGCCGTTGGTGTAGGCGACGGCGTTGAAGTAGTCGGTGACGGTGGTGCCGGGGGCGACCTGGTAGGTCCAGGGGCCGTCGGTGCGGTAGGCGTTGGGGGTGATGGTGAAGGTGGCGGCGGTGGTGCCGGTGTTGGTCAGCTTGAACCAGACGGCGGGCTTGCCGGTGTCGGGGGCCGGGGCGTAGGAGGTGCTTGCCTCGACGGACTTGCCGGCCGTGGTGGCGTTGCCGGCGAAGCGGCGCAGGAAGCGGTTCGGGCCGAGGACGGTCAGGTCGTACTGGCCGTTGCCGAAGTTGGCGCCGATGTTGAAGAAATCGCTCGCGGTGCCGTCCGCGCCGGTCGCGGCGTTGTGGGGCGCGACGGTGTACTGCCAGGGCCCGCCGCTGCGGTAGGCGTTGGCGTAGATCGAGTAGTGGGCGTGGGCGGTGGCCTGCGGGCCCTGGTTGGCCAGGTCCACCCAGAGAAAGATCTGGTTGTTGGCGTCGTACTCGATCCGGTCCACCCAGGCGTTGGGCTGGTAGGGGAGGGCGCGGGCCGGCTTGGTGCCGCTCTCCTGGCCGGGCATGGAGTTGGTGGCGGGGGCCGGGTTGATCTGGGTGTTGGCGGTGGCCTGGCTGATGGTGGCGCTGGTGTCGGGCAGGCCGGGCAGGCCGTAGACCGGGTTGGCGAAGTCGAAGGCGCCGGTGAGGTCGCCGCAGACCTGGCGGCGCCAGGCGCTGATGTTCGGGCAGACCGCCGGGGTGCCGAGGGCGGCCGTCCAGGTCTCCAGGAAGCGGATCACGCTGGTGTGGTCGTAGACCCGGGAGTCCACGTAGCCGCCGCGGGTCCAGGGCGAGGCGATGATCATCGGCACCCGGAAGCCCAGGCCGATGTTGGTGCCGGAGTAGAACTCCCCGGCC from Kitasatospora sp. MMS16-BH015 encodes:
- a CDS encoding transglycosylase family protein yields the protein MPKKTSTKLLALVTSASAVLACSLTAAGTAHAASVAEWERVAQCESSGNWSINTGNTYYGGLQFAQSTWVAYGGTAYAPRADLATEQQQILIAEKVLRAAGPGQWGCAATAGLTDDGVDPYPSTPVTPPPAATRVSPVSMSADGAHVAFVDGNGNLANDWVSGGTWHGPSGLGGQARADSPVVLDAAADRAFFIDGNGNVANDWVSNGVWQGPSGIGGQARAGSPIVTNAAGTMVAFIDTSGNVVNDWVSGGTWHGPAAMGGQARTDSGLALNANGDHVFFVDTNGNVANDWVSGGVWQGPSGTGGQARAGSAISTNGSGSLVAFVDNNGNLANDWVSNGAWQGPAGLGGQPRSDSPLALNTNGDHVFFVDKNGNVANDWVSGGVWQGPSGTGGQARAGSGISTNGSGSLVAFVDNNGNLANDWVSNGAWQGPSGLGGSSR